From Zonotrichia albicollis isolate bZonAlb1 unplaced genomic scaffold, bZonAlb1.hap1 Scaffold_257, whole genome shotgun sequence, the proteins below share one genomic window:
- the LOC141727888 gene encoding olfactory receptor 14A16-like, producing MSNSSSIRHFLLLALADTRQLQLLHFCLLLGISLAALLGNGLIISAIACGHHLHTPMFFFLLNLALSDLGSICTTVPKAMHNSLWDTRNISYTGCAAQLFFCVFFMSLELSLLTIMCYDRYVSICKPLHYGTLLGSRACAHMAAAAWACAFLYSLLHTANTFSLPLCHGNVLGQFFCEIPQILKLSCSKSYLRELRLLAVSFCVASSCFVFIVFSYVQIFRVVLRIPSEQGRHKAFSTCLPHLAVVSLFISTAMFAYLKPSSMSSPSLDLALSVLYSVVTPALNPLMYSLRNQELKASMWALMTGWFQKH from the coding sequence atgtccaacagcagctccatcaggcacttcctcctgctggcattggcagacacgcggcagctgcagctcctgcacttctgcctcttgctgggcatctccctggctgccctcctgggcaacggcctcatcatcagtgccatagcctgcggccaccacctgcacacgcccatgttcttcttcctgctcaacctggccctcagcgacctgggctccatctgcaccactgtccccaaagccatgcacaattccctctgggacaccaggaacatctcctacactggatgtgctgcacagctctttttttgtgtgtttttcatGTCATTAgagctttccctcctgaccatcatgtgctacgaccgctacgtgtccatctgcaaacccctgcactacgggaccctccttggcagcagagcttgtgcccacatggcagcagcggCCTGGGCCTgtgcctttctctattcactgttgcacacggccaatacattttctctgcccctgtgccatggcaatgtccTGGGCcaattcttctgtgaaatcccacagatcctcaagctttCCTGCTCCAAGTCCTACCTCAGGGAGCTTAGGCTTCTTGCTGTAAGTTTCTGTGTAGCCTCAAGCtgctttgtgttcattgttttctcctatgtgcagatcttcagggttgtgctgaggatcccctctgagcagggacggcacaaagccttttccacctgcctccctcacctggctgtggtctccctgttcatcAGCACTGCAatgtttgcctacctgaagccctcCTCCATgtcttccccatccctggatctggccctgtcagttctgtactcagtggtgactccagccctgaaccccctcatgtacagcctgaggaaccaggagctcaaggcttcCATGTGGgcactgatgactggatggtttcagaaacattaa